In Rutidosis leptorrhynchoides isolate AG116_Rl617_1_P2 chromosome 2, CSIRO_AGI_Rlap_v1, whole genome shotgun sequence, one genomic interval encodes:
- the LOC139894456 gene encoding actin-related protein 2/3 complex subunit 2A-like, with amino-acid sequence MILLQSQSRYLLQILTNRVQNIDKGVELDCHWVEFDDVRYHIQASIKNPHLLHLSVSLPTPPPETVFSNGLPLGAIEAIKSAYGNVVQILDPPRDCFNLTVKLNLSKLPPNEENKQALLVTIASVREIVMGAPLRVILKRLSSRSAPSNAGMLVPLVHRPNESFFLIPQFEKVTVVFPMRFNDSTDTVLAASFLQEFVEARRTAGLNNAPACLWSSSPPNELKEAPEHALSVNAGFVSFVIYPRHVEGKKLDKTVWSLSTFHAYVNYHVKCSEGFMHTRMRRRVESLIQALDRAKPDENANIVAQSKSFKKMSIEESRGNSHL; translated from the exons ATGATATTACTTCAATCTCAGTCAAGATACCTTTTACAGATCTTAACAAACCGCGTTCAAAA TATTGATAAAGGAGTCGAGTTGGATTGCCATTGGGTTGAATTTGATGATGTTCGTTACCATATTCAG GCATCAATAAAGAATCCACATCTTCTACATCTATCAGTATCACTTCCTACTCCACCTCCAGAGACTGTTTTCTCAAACGGCCTTCCACTTGGAGCCATTGAGGCTATTAAATCAGCGTATGGCAACGTTGTTCAGATTCTTGATCCTCCCAGAGATTGCTTTAATCTCACCGTTAAACTTAACCTGTCCAAACTTCCTCCAAATGAAG AGAATAAACAAGCTTTGTTGGTAACGATTGCATCTGTAAGAGAGATAGTAATGGGTGCCCCTTTACGAGTAATCTTGAAACGCCTTTCATCCAGGTCAGCACCATCCAATGCCGGGATGCTTGTTCCACTTGTACATCGCCCAAATGAATCCTTCTTCCTCATTCCTCAG TTTGAAAAGGTGACTGTGGTTTTTCCAATGAGATTTAATGATTCCACTGATACTGTTCTTGCAGCATCTTTTTTACAG GAGTTTGTGGAAGCAAGACGTACAGCTGGACTTAATAATGCTCCAGCATGTTTATGGTCATCTTCCCCTCCTAACGAACTGAAGGAAGCTCCTGAACATGCATTGTCAGTTAATGCTGGTTTTGTTTCATTTG TTATCTATCCACGCCATGTAGAAGGAAAAAAACTTGACAAAACCGTTTGGAGTTTGTCAACATTTCATGCATATGTGAACTATCACGTGAAG TGTTCAGAAGGTTTTATGCATACGCGGATGAGACGGCGAGTGGAATCACTAATCCAG GCTCTGGATCGTGCGAAACCAGATGAGAATGCAAATATAGTAGCCCAAAGCAAATCATTCAAAAAAATG